The following nucleotide sequence is from uncultured Draconibacterium sp..
AAAAAAATTATATGCATACTATTAATACTAATACCGGCAACACTATTCAATTCATGCAGCGAATTTCTTGAGGAGAATCCTGTTGACAGGTATGTAGTGAGTAATGTTTACACCGACGAATCGGGTGCCGTTGCTTCAGTTACATCAATTTATAATGGCCTATACAGTTTATATGAAAGATTAATGTTTTTGGTTTTTGACCTTCCGGTTGATGATGAAAAAAACGGACGAGGTATGCCAAATCAATATTTGCAAAATCTGGAATATATGCGTTATACTCCGAATAATACATTTGTAAGAAACTTTTGGAGAGATAGTTACGCGGGAATTTTTAGAGCAAATAATGCACTGGAACAAATTCCAAATATAGAAATGGATGAGACCTTGAAAACCAGGTTAATGAACGAAGCTAAATTTTTAAGGGCATTGTATTACTTCAATCTGGTACGGGCATTTGGCGACGTTCCTCTACCATTATCAACAGCCGTTGACGAAACGGTTACCGGACGTATGCCGCTTGCTGATGTATATGCGCAAATTATTTCCGACCTTAACGATGCCAAAGCATTACCTAAAAGCTATAGCGGTTCTGATCTTGGCAGAGCTAATTCGGGCGCCGCCTCTGTACTTCTAGGATATGTATATGTAACCATGAAAAACTGGAGCGCGGCCGTAACCGAGCTCGGTGCCGTTGTAAATAACGAAGGTAGCTATGGGTATGGTCTGTGGGACGATGTAAAAGATAATTACCGGGTTGCCACCGAAAATGGTAAGGAATGCGTTTTTGCCGTGCAATTTGATTCACCTCCATCAAATGGTAATGGCGATATGCAACTATCGGGGCCTAAATATGCGCTTCAGGCTGCTTACAAAACGCAGCAGATACCGGGTCGTAACCAAATGAACGAAGCAGACATTCCTATCGAGGAACTATATGCCCAGTTTAGCGATAAAGATCAACGAAAATTTGTATACTTCAGCAAAGAGTTTACAAGCCCAATTGATCCTACTATTTACAAGGTAGACCTGCCTATTTACACTAAAGCATGGGATGAGAATGAGTTTAATGCGCCAAACTCGGCAGTAAACATGTTCGTTCTACGCTACGTAGATGCACTTTTGCTTTATGCCGAAGCTTTAAATGAAAGTGGAGATCCTGCCGCAGCATATCCGCATCTTCAACGTGTTCGCAGCAGAGCATATCATGATGATCCGGACGGAATATTAACAGGAGAAAAAACAAAAGAAAATCTGACCGAATGGATAAGGAGAGAACGTTGGATGGAGCTTGTTCATGAAGGAAAACGTTGGTTTGATTTGGTTCGTTGGGGAATTCTCAAAGAAAGGATGTTTGAACATGCTGAAAATGAGAGTCAATTCACCGAATCTTTTGAAGCAGCACAGAAATTGCAAATAAAGGAAAATTATAAAGATGCAATGATACTTATGCCAATTCCACAAACGGAGTTGGATGCCAATCAACTGTTAGTTCAAAACCCCGGGTGGGAATAGTTTAGTTAGTTTTGATAGCTTCCGGATTTATCCGGAGGCTATCTTTTTACAATATGCGTATTAAAAATCTTAAAGTTAATTCTATGAAAAGACAATTAAGGATCGTAATGTTCAGCATGGTTGTTGGGGCTTTTTTATGTTCGTGTACATCTTCAAAAAAAGAGGAAGTTGCACAACACCCTAATATTATTTACATCATGAGCGACGACCATGCTTACCAGGCTATCAGTGCCTATGGGTATGGATTAAATGAAACACCAAACATCGATCGTTTGGCCAATGAGGGAGCTATTTTTACCCGGGCATGTGTTACCAACTCAATTTGCGCCCCAAGTCGCGCGGTATTGCTTACAGGTAAACACAGTTTTATAAACGGGAAAGTAGACAATGTGCAACCTTTTAACTGGGATCAGGACAATTTCCCAAAACTACTTCAGGCAAACGGCTACCAAACAGCCATGATTGGAAAAATTCATTTGGACGGGATTCCTCAGGGATTTGATTTTTCAATGGTACTTCCGGGGCAGGGTAGTTACTACAATCCTGATTTTCTGATCGACGGCGAACGGGTGCGAAAAGAAGGTTACTGTACCGATATTATCACTGAAACCACCCTCGATTGGCTAAAGAATAAACGCGATCCCAATAAACCTTTCTGTGTGCTTTATCACCAGAAAGCACCTCATCGTAACTGGAAATCAGCACCGGAATACCTCAGCTTGTATGATGATAAAACATTTGATCCTCCATCAAACTATTTTGATGATTACAGCGGAATGGGAACAGCTGCAAAGGAGCAGGAAATGAAAATAGACGGACATGCACGTTGGGGGCACGATTTTAAAATGATTGTTGACCCAAATGGAGACAGTACAGGTTTTGATCGTGAATTAGCCCGTTTCAACGAAAAACAGCTAGAGGATTGGCTTGCGGCTTATACACCAAAGAATGAAGCTTTTAAAGCGGAATATCCAAACCTTTCTGAAAAAGAAATCGGACTTTGGAAATATAACCGTTATATCAAAGATTATTTACGCACCATAAAATCGGTAGACGACGGTGTAGGAGAACTTCTCGATTATTTGGAAGAGTCGGGATTGGATGAAAATACAATTATTATTTATACCTCCGATCAGGGATTTTACCTTGGCGAGCATGGCTGGTTCGACAAACGTTTTATGTACGAAGAATCTTTCCGTACACCACTATTAGTACGTTATCCGAAAGAGATTAAAGCCGGAACAAGTATAAATAAACTGGTACAAAACCTTGATTTTGCTCCTACTATTCTTGATTATGCAGGCGTTGAGGTTCCAGCAGAAATGCAGGGAGAATCATTCCGTGAACTTGTGAGTGGGGAAACCGGAGAGTGGCGCGATGCAGTATATTATACTTATTACGAATATCCATCGGTACACATGGTAAAAAGGCATTACGGAGTGGCGACTGATCGTTACAAACTCATGCATTTTTATTATGATATTGATGAATGGGAAATGTACGATTTGGAAACAGATCCGCATGAGATGCATAATATTTACGATGATCCTGCATATGCCGATGTACAGCAAATGCTTCACGAAAAACTTAAAGATCTGCGTGTTAAATATGGCGACAGTGATGAGTTGAATCAAAAATACCTGGAAGCATATCTTGAACATCAGGAACAACGAAGAAACCGCAGCAGAAATTAAAATGATGTCATTAAACCTTAACCAATTAAATCTAAAAGGAAATACCTCGTATTCGGGGTATTTCTTTATTA
It contains:
- a CDS encoding RagB/SusD family nutrient uptake outer membrane protein, producing MKKIICILLILIPATLFNSCSEFLEENPVDRYVVSNVYTDESGAVASVTSIYNGLYSLYERLMFLVFDLPVDDEKNGRGMPNQYLQNLEYMRYTPNNTFVRNFWRDSYAGIFRANNALEQIPNIEMDETLKTRLMNEAKFLRALYYFNLVRAFGDVPLPLSTAVDETVTGRMPLADVYAQIISDLNDAKALPKSYSGSDLGRANSGAASVLLGYVYVTMKNWSAAVTELGAVVNNEGSYGYGLWDDVKDNYRVATENGKECVFAVQFDSPPSNGNGDMQLSGPKYALQAAYKTQQIPGRNQMNEADIPIEELYAQFSDKDQRKFVYFSKEFTSPIDPTIYKVDLPIYTKAWDENEFNAPNSAVNMFVLRYVDALLLYAEALNESGDPAAAYPHLQRVRSRAYHDDPDGILTGEKTKENLTEWIRRERWMELVHEGKRWFDLVRWGILKERMFEHAENESQFTESFEAAQKLQIKENYKDAMILMPIPQTELDANQLLVQNPGWE
- a CDS encoding sulfatase encodes the protein MKRQLRIVMFSMVVGAFLCSCTSSKKEEVAQHPNIIYIMSDDHAYQAISAYGYGLNETPNIDRLANEGAIFTRACVTNSICAPSRAVLLTGKHSFINGKVDNVQPFNWDQDNFPKLLQANGYQTAMIGKIHLDGIPQGFDFSMVLPGQGSYYNPDFLIDGERVRKEGYCTDIITETTLDWLKNKRDPNKPFCVLYHQKAPHRNWKSAPEYLSLYDDKTFDPPSNYFDDYSGMGTAAKEQEMKIDGHARWGHDFKMIVDPNGDSTGFDRELARFNEKQLEDWLAAYTPKNEAFKAEYPNLSEKEIGLWKYNRYIKDYLRTIKSVDDGVGELLDYLEESGLDENTIIIYTSDQGFYLGEHGWFDKRFMYEESFRTPLLVRYPKEIKAGTSINKLVQNLDFAPTILDYAGVEVPAEMQGESFRELVSGETGEWRDAVYYTYYEYPSVHMVKRHYGVATDRYKLMHFYYDIDEWEMYDLETDPHEMHNIYDDPAYADVQQMLHEKLKDLRVKYGDSDELNQKYLEAYLEHQEQRRNRSRN